A genome region from Clostridium pasteurianum includes the following:
- the hemB gene encoding porphobilinogen synthase, with the protein MFRRHRRLRKNSYIRDMVRETTLSPNDFIYPLFVVEGENIKKEIPSLPNNYHYSLDRLPEIIDEIRGAGVKGIILFGIPDYKDEIGSGAFDENGIIQKAVRKIRELDKNLFIITDVCMCEYTSHGHCGIIHDGYVNNDETIKYIAKIALSHAKAGADMVAPSDMMDGRIEEIRNTLDENGYENVSIMAYSAKYCSAFYGPFREAADSAPKFGNRKSYQMDPANAREAMLEIEDDINEGADIVMVKPALSYLDVLKTARERFDVPMAAYSVSGEYAMIKAGAKLGWIDEKAIAIESLLSIKRAGADMIITYYAIEASKWIR; encoded by the coding sequence ATGTTTAGAAGGCATAGAAGGCTAAGGAAAAATAGTTATATAAGGGATATGGTAAGGGAGACTACACTAAGTCCAAATGATTTTATATATCCACTATTTGTGGTTGAAGGAGAAAATATAAAAAAAGAAATACCATCTCTTCCTAATAATTATCATTATTCTTTGGACAGACTTCCAGAGATAATAGATGAAATAAGAGGGGCTGGAGTTAAAGGAATAATTTTGTTTGGGATACCTGATTATAAAGACGAGATAGGATCAGGAGCTTTTGATGAAAATGGAATCATTCAAAAGGCTGTAAGAAAAATAAGAGAACTAGACAAAAATTTATTTATAATAACAGATGTATGCATGTGCGAATATACAAGCCATGGACACTGCGGAATAATTCATGATGGTTATGTAAATAACGATGAAACTATAAAGTATATAGCTAAAATAGCACTTTCTCATGCAAAGGCTGGAGCAGATATGGTTGCACCTTCAGATATGATGGACGGAAGAATTGAGGAAATAAGAAATACACTTGATGAAAACGGATATGAAAATGTTTCGATAATGGCTTATAGTGCAAAATACTGTTCCGCTTTTTATGGACCATTTAGAGAGGCTGCTGATTCTGCGCCTAAGTTTGGAAATAGAAAAAGCTATCAGATGGACCCTGCAAATGCAAGGGAAGCAATGCTTGAAATTGAGGATGATATAAACGAAGGGGCAGATATAGTAATGGTAAAACCTGCACTTTCTTATCTCGATGTTTTAAAGACTGCAAGAGAAAGATTTGATGTTCCTATGGCAGCATACAGTGTTAGCGGAGAATATGCTATGATAAAAGCTGGTGCAAAGCTTGGATGGATAGATGAAAAGGCAATAGCCATTGAATCGCTTTTATCAATTAAAAGAGCAGGAGCAGATATGATTATAACATATTATGCCATAGAGGCTTCTAAATGGATTAGGTAA